A portion of the Drosophila sechellia strain sech25 chromosome 2R, ASM438219v1, whole genome shotgun sequence genome contains these proteins:
- the LOC6615478 gene encoding uncharacterized protein PB18E9.04c isoform X2: protein MQFDPKPRCGGSVVSFTVMLLLIIGADFAAGRPDVRESPFALNLQPPLLQSDVTFSSGQGGGAGPKAIDSYGNPIDALRPIDTPDGRKVVSAQGVQFEIPTYASGITEIRRPADDLLPPHIDAIAVGLEPSTDQKPNPNSFTGTASASAPAPLPATSLTPPLHDPPSPDTTTTADVEVEQAHLVPLPQEEKEVESLPDYIRELQREDANIGGPVEWKPAADGAPLSVIAWDLLPPHRNQDNKDQAQEPTIITEAQQQPAKKVQGIVDPISHNIRISLSSGNALSPVAPTEQLQAQSQDNLHNDGPADHGTNAHVGTTTPSNPGRFPNRQRGTAHYSTTRSSSTTLRSRISTTTTKATTTTARTTTTTPRTTTTTPRTTTTTRRTTTTTTTTAKPETRTANPVASTIGTTEDPSTFFRLENEEAYAYTLPTWLQEVTDPDLDVAVTFEVPTDNDQYNHTLANDLEPPFEPFVDLGNIQLTPPPTDRPTTTSTTTTTTTTTTPAPTTTTTTTTTTPRTTTTTTTRRPSTQRTTKAPIPPTHSTQEHPEPPPVKLTTITTHHADNTPEDSSSSGSSSTTTFVNTTPIPLDAGNPFDSATIPAWLRDFDYPDVGPGVPFDPDNFGTASASSTRNPTNPTRPPTVPPVSSAFPSKVTLPLPGSSISSSSSEEPQLVLVPPADRSEAASGSDSHFGPNPGQLTHPTSNSVTPFAARFEPSASSSSSQSVEPFPPSKVEYSKSDEGKVISTPVTNNQRKTETVAPPASNTGKYTGGFGAPPGLLRPQSTNPSGSNSNPRPGSDIYVAGNQHEFSSVLKANKARPTVNPGRYNGGFGAPTGVLSPQSQAAPRPFQPINQRTEHREQSSGGNRRTESRFGGPPGILVPFDNVQRTGGQ from the exons ATGTGCGCGAGTCGCCCTTCGCCCTCAATCTGCAGCCTCCGCTGTTGCAGTCGGACGTAACCTTCAGCTCAGGCCAGGGGGGTGGTGCCGGGCCGAAGGCCATCGACAGCTACGGCAACCCCATCGACGCGCTGAGACCCATCGACACGCCCGACGGGCGCAAGGTGGTCAGCGCCCAGGGCGTTCAGTTTGAGATACCCACGTACGCCTCGGGAATAACGGAGATCCGGCGGCCGGCCGATGATCTTTTGCCGCCACACATTG ATGCCATCGCTGTGGGCCTGGAACCCAGCACCGATCAGAAACCGAATCCGAACTCATTCACTGGCACAGCATCAGCATCTGCACCAGCACCACTTCCAGCCACATCACTAACACCGCCCCTCCATGATCCACCATCACCCGACACGACGACCACCGCGGATGTGGAGGTGGAGCAGGCGCATCTGGTGCCGCTCCCACAGGAGGAAAAGGAGGTGGAATCTCTGCCCGATTATATCCGGGAGCTGCAGCGCGAGGATGCAAACATTGGCGGTCCTGTGGAGTGGAAACCAGCTGCCGATGGAGCTCCGCTCAGTGTGATTGCCTGGGATCTGTTGCCACCGCATCGAAACCAGGATAATAAAGATCAGGCTCAGGAGCCAACTATCATTACTgaggcgcagcagcagcctgCTAAGAAGGTCCAGGGTATTGTGGATCCAATTAGCCACAACATTCGCATCAGTCTGAGCAGTGGCAATGCTTTAAGCCCAGTGGCACCAACTGAGCAACTACAGGCACAGTCGCAGGACAACCTCCACAACGATGGACCGGCCGATCATGGCACCAATGCCCATGTAGGCACAACCACACCCAGCAATCCGGGTCGATTCCCAAATCGCCAGAGAGGCACAGCTCACTACAGCACCACCAGGAGCAGTAGTACTACCCTAAGATCGCGCATCAGCACCACAACCACTAAGGCCACAACAACCACAGCTAGGACCACAACAACTACACCTAGGACCACTACAACCACACCTAGGACCACCACAACCACTAGGAGGACCACAACAACTACCACCACTACAGCGAAACCCGAAACGCGCACTGCCAACCCGGTAGCCAGCACTATTGGCACGACCGAGGATCCATCCACCTTTTTTCGCTTGGAGAACGAGGAGGCCTATGCCTATACCCTGCCCACGTGGCTGCAGGAGGTCACCGATCCGGATCTGGATGTGGCCGTCACCTTCGAAGTGCCCACCGATAATGATCAGTATAACCACACGCTGGCCAACGATTTGGAGCCACCATTTGAGCCCTTCGTAGATCTGGGAAATATTCAGCTgacaccaccacccactgacAGGCCAACCACCACAAGCACAACAACCACgacaaccaccaccaccacgccGGCACCAACAACGACAActacaaccacaacaacaacgccaCGAACAACGACAACCACAACCACTCGTCGTCCGAGCACGCAGCGAACTACCAAAGCACCCATACCACCCACTCACAGCACCCAAGAGCACCCAGAACCACCGCCAGTGAAACTGACCACAATCACCACCCACCACGCAGATAACACGCCGGAGGATTCGAGCAGCAGTGGCAGTAGCAGCACTACCACTTTCGTCAACACCACTCCAATCCCGTTGGATGCTGGCAACCCATTCGATTCGGCCACCATTCCCGCCTGGCTGCGTGACTTCGACTATCCGGATGTCGGCCCGGGCGTGCCCTTTGACCCGGACAACTTTGGAACAGCGTCAGCCAGCAGCACCCGTAACCCCACCAATCCGACTCGTCCCCCTACCGTCCCGCCCGTCTCCTCCGCTTTTCCATCCAAAGTCACGCTTCCGCTTCCAGGCAGCAGCATCAGTAGCAGTAGCAGTGAGGAACCGCAGCTGGTACTCGTTCCGCCCGCTGACCGCTCGGAGGCCGCTTCTGGTTCCGACTCCCACTTCGGCCCCAATCCTGGACAACTGACCCATCCCACTTCCAACTCTGTCACGCCTTTTGCAGCCCGCTTTGAGCCATCGGccagcagctccagctcccAGAGCGTTGAACCCTTCCCACCCAGCAAGGTGGAGTACAGCAAGAGCGACGAGGGCAAGGTCATTAGCACGCCGGTCACCAACAATCAGCGAAAAA CGGAGACTGTTGCACCTCCAGCTAGCAACACCGGGAAGTACACGGGAGGATTTGGTGCACCGCCGGGCCTACTACGCCCACAGTCGACCAATCCTTCGGGCTCCAATTCCAATCCGAGGCCCGGCTCCGACATCTATGTGGCGGGCAACCAACACGAGTTCAGCAGTGTTTTGAAGGCGAACAAGGCGCGACCCACCGTGAATCCGGGTCGCTACAACGGCGGATTCGGGGCGCCAACGGGAGTTCTTTCGCCTCAATCGCAGGCGGCGCCACGTCCCTTCCAGCCCATTAACCAGCGAACAGAGCACAGGGAACAGTCATCCGGTGGCAACCGGAGGACGGAGAGCCGTTTTGGTGGACCACCCGGCATTCTCGTGCCCTTCGACAACGTGCAGCGAACTGGGGGGCAATAG
- the LOC6615478 gene encoding proline-rich receptor-like protein kinase PERK10 isoform X4, with amino-acid sequence MQFDPKPRCGGSVVSFTVMLLLIIGADFAAGRPDVRESPFALNLQPPLLQSDVTFSSGQGGGAGPKAIDSYGNPIDALRPIDTPDGRKVVSAQGVQFEIPTYASGITEIRRPADDLLPPHIDNTPEDSSSSGSSSTTTFVNTTPIPLDAGNPFDSATIPAWLRDFDYPDVGPGVPFDPDNFGTASASSTRNPTNPTRPPTVPPVSSAFPSKVTLPLPGSSISSSSSEEPQLVLVPPADRSEAASGSDSHFGPNPGQLTHPTSNSVTPFAARFEPSASSSSSQSVEPFPPSKVEYSKSDEGKVISTPVTNNQRKTETVAPPASNTGKYTGGFGAPPGLLRPQSTNPSGSNSNPRPGSDIYVAGNQHEFSSVLKANKARPTVNPGRYNGGFGAPTGVLSPQSQAAPRPFQPINQRTEHREQSSGGNRRTESRFGGPPGILVPFDNVQRTGGQ; translated from the exons ATGTGCGCGAGTCGCCCTTCGCCCTCAATCTGCAGCCTCCGCTGTTGCAGTCGGACGTAACCTTCAGCTCAGGCCAGGGGGGTGGTGCCGGGCCGAAGGCCATCGACAGCTACGGCAACCCCATCGACGCGCTGAGACCCATCGACACGCCCGACGGGCGCAAGGTGGTCAGCGCCCAGGGCGTTCAGTTTGAGATACCCACGTACGCCTCGGGAATAACGGAGATCCGGCGGCCGGCCGATGATCTTTTGCCGCCACACATTG ATAACACGCCGGAGGATTCGAGCAGCAGTGGCAGTAGCAGCACTACCACTTTCGTCAACACCACTCCAATCCCGTTGGATGCTGGCAACCCATTCGATTCGGCCACCATTCCCGCCTGGCTGCGTGACTTCGACTATCCGGATGTCGGCCCGGGCGTGCCCTTTGACCCGGACAACTTTGGAACAGCGTCAGCCAGCAGCACCCGTAACCCCACCAATCCGACTCGTCCCCCTACCGTCCCGCCCGTCTCCTCCGCTTTTCCATCCAAAGTCACGCTTCCGCTTCCAGGCAGCAGCATCAGTAGCAGTAGCAGTGAGGAACCGCAGCTGGTACTCGTTCCGCCCGCTGACCGCTCGGAGGCCGCTTCTGGTTCCGACTCCCACTTCGGCCCCAATCCTGGACAACTGACCCATCCCACTTCCAACTCTGTCACGCCTTTTGCAGCCCGCTTTGAGCCATCGGccagcagctccagctcccAGAGCGTTGAACCCTTCCCACCCAGCAAGGTGGAGTACAGCAAGAGCGACGAGGGCAAGGTCATTAGCACGCCGGTCACCAACAATCAGCGAAAAA CGGAGACTGTTGCACCTCCAGCTAGCAACACCGGGAAGTACACGGGAGGATTTGGTGCACCGCCGGGCCTACTACGCCCACAGTCGACCAATCCTTCGGGCTCCAATTCCAATCCGAGGCCCGGCTCCGACATCTATGTGGCGGGCAACCAACACGAGTTCAGCAGTGTTTTGAAGGCGAACAAGGCGCGACCCACCGTGAATCCGGGTCGCTACAACGGCGGATTCGGGGCGCCAACGGGAGTTCTTTCGCCTCAATCGCAGGCGGCGCCACGTCCCTTCCAGCCCATTAACCAGCGAACAGAGCACAGGGAACAGTCATCCGGTGGCAACCGGAGGACGGAGAGCCGTTTTGGTGGACCACCCGGCATTCTCGTGCCCTTCGACAACGTGCAGCGAACTGGGGGGCAATAG
- the LOC6615478 gene encoding uncharacterized protein PB18E9.04c isoform X3 translates to MQFDPKPRCGGSVVSFTVMLLLIIGADFAAGRPDAIAVGLEPSTDQKPNPNSFTGTASASAPAPLPATSLTPPLHDPPSPDTTTTADVEVEQAHLVPLPQEEKEVESLPDYIRELQREDANIGGPVEWKPAADGAPLSVIAWDLLPPHRNQDNKDQAQEPTIITEAQQQPAKKVQGIVDPISHNIRISLSSGNALSPVAPTEQLQAQSQDNLHNDGPADHGTNAHVGTTTPSNPGRFPNRQRGTAHYSTTRSSSTTLRSRISTTTTKATTTTARTTTTTPRTTTTTPRTTTTTRRTTTTTTTTAKPETRTANPVASTIGTTEDPSTFFRLENEEAYAYTLPTWLQEVTDPDLDVAVTFEVPTDNDQYNHTLANDLEPPFEPFVDLGNIQLTPPPTDRPTTTSTTTTTTTTTTPAPTTTTTTTTTTPRTTTTTTTRRPSTQRTTKAPIPPTHSTQEHPEPPPVKLTTITTHHADNTPEDSSSSGSSSTTTFVNTTPIPLDAGNPFDSATIPAWLRDFDYPDVGPGVPFDPDNFGTASASSTRNPTNPTRPPTVPPVSSAFPSKVTLPLPGSSISSSSSEEPQLVLVPPADRSEAASGSDSHFGPNPGQLTHPTSNSVTPFAARFEPSASSSSSQSVEPFPPSKVEYSKSDEGKVISTPVTNNQRKTETVAPPASNTGKYTGGFGAPPGLLRPQSTNPSGSNSNPRPGSDIYVAGNQHEFSSVLKANKARPTVNPGRYNGGFGAPTGVLSPQSQAAPRPFQPINQRTEHREQSSGGNRRTESRFGGPPGILVPFDNVQRTGGQ, encoded by the exons ATGCCATCGCTGTGGGCCTGGAACCCAGCACCGATCAGAAACCGAATCCGAACTCATTCACTGGCACAGCATCAGCATCTGCACCAGCACCACTTCCAGCCACATCACTAACACCGCCCCTCCATGATCCACCATCACCCGACACGACGACCACCGCGGATGTGGAGGTGGAGCAGGCGCATCTGGTGCCGCTCCCACAGGAGGAAAAGGAGGTGGAATCTCTGCCCGATTATATCCGGGAGCTGCAGCGCGAGGATGCAAACATTGGCGGTCCTGTGGAGTGGAAACCAGCTGCCGATGGAGCTCCGCTCAGTGTGATTGCCTGGGATCTGTTGCCACCGCATCGAAACCAGGATAATAAAGATCAGGCTCAGGAGCCAACTATCATTACTgaggcgcagcagcagcctgCTAAGAAGGTCCAGGGTATTGTGGATCCAATTAGCCACAACATTCGCATCAGTCTGAGCAGTGGCAATGCTTTAAGCCCAGTGGCACCAACTGAGCAACTACAGGCACAGTCGCAGGACAACCTCCACAACGATGGACCGGCCGATCATGGCACCAATGCCCATGTAGGCACAACCACACCCAGCAATCCGGGTCGATTCCCAAATCGCCAGAGAGGCACAGCTCACTACAGCACCACCAGGAGCAGTAGTACTACCCTAAGATCGCGCATCAGCACCACAACCACTAAGGCCACAACAACCACAGCTAGGACCACAACAACTACACCTAGGACCACTACAACCACACCTAGGACCACCACAACCACTAGGAGGACCACAACAACTACCACCACTACAGCGAAACCCGAAACGCGCACTGCCAACCCGGTAGCCAGCACTATTGGCACGACCGAGGATCCATCCACCTTTTTTCGCTTGGAGAACGAGGAGGCCTATGCCTATACCCTGCCCACGTGGCTGCAGGAGGTCACCGATCCGGATCTGGATGTGGCCGTCACCTTCGAAGTGCCCACCGATAATGATCAGTATAACCACACGCTGGCCAACGATTTGGAGCCACCATTTGAGCCCTTCGTAGATCTGGGAAATATTCAGCTgacaccaccacccactgacAGGCCAACCACCACAAGCACAACAACCACgacaaccaccaccaccacgccGGCACCAACAACGACAActacaaccacaacaacaacgccaCGAACAACGACAACCACAACCACTCGTCGTCCGAGCACGCAGCGAACTACCAAAGCACCCATACCACCCACTCACAGCACCCAAGAGCACCCAGAACCACCGCCAGTGAAACTGACCACAATCACCACCCACCACGCAGATAACACGCCGGAGGATTCGAGCAGCAGTGGCAGTAGCAGCACTACCACTTTCGTCAACACCACTCCAATCCCGTTGGATGCTGGCAACCCATTCGATTCGGCCACCATTCCCGCCTGGCTGCGTGACTTCGACTATCCGGATGTCGGCCCGGGCGTGCCCTTTGACCCGGACAACTTTGGAACAGCGTCAGCCAGCAGCACCCGTAACCCCACCAATCCGACTCGTCCCCCTACCGTCCCGCCCGTCTCCTCCGCTTTTCCATCCAAAGTCACGCTTCCGCTTCCAGGCAGCAGCATCAGTAGCAGTAGCAGTGAGGAACCGCAGCTGGTACTCGTTCCGCCCGCTGACCGCTCGGAGGCCGCTTCTGGTTCCGACTCCCACTTCGGCCCCAATCCTGGACAACTGACCCATCCCACTTCCAACTCTGTCACGCCTTTTGCAGCCCGCTTTGAGCCATCGGccagcagctccagctcccAGAGCGTTGAACCCTTCCCACCCAGCAAGGTGGAGTACAGCAAGAGCGACGAGGGCAAGGTCATTAGCACGCCGGTCACCAACAATCAGCGAAAAA CGGAGACTGTTGCACCTCCAGCTAGCAACACCGGGAAGTACACGGGAGGATTTGGTGCACCGCCGGGCCTACTACGCCCACAGTCGACCAATCCTTCGGGCTCCAATTCCAATCCGAGGCCCGGCTCCGACATCTATGTGGCGGGCAACCAACACGAGTTCAGCAGTGTTTTGAAGGCGAACAAGGCGCGACCCACCGTGAATCCGGGTCGCTACAACGGCGGATTCGGGGCGCCAACGGGAGTTCTTTCGCCTCAATCGCAGGCGGCGCCACGTCCCTTCCAGCCCATTAACCAGCGAACAGAGCACAGGGAACAGTCATCCGGTGGCAACCGGAGGACGGAGAGCCGTTTTGGTGGACCACCCGGCATTCTCGTGCCCTTCGACAACGTGCAGCGAACTGGGGGGCAATAG
- the LOC6615478 gene encoding mucin-5AC isoform X1: MQFDPKPRCGGSVVSFTVMLLLIIGADFAAGRPDVRESPFALNLQPPLLQSDVTFSSGQGGGAGPKAIDSYGNPIDALRPIDTPDGRKVVSAQGVQFEIPTYASGITEIRRPADDLLPPHIGELTSTRAAAASGATSRTETEMRTRTLHETKTKTKTENNASTAPHTTSSRRNSINSTSTRTALAAPISTTNKLAKRESLGVQFPIAPPSNRHAPPPFSLIKLNPFAALDSPITQIGTHSSPSPLPSLCPSPSPKHSPIVSSLATATVPTNANCSKYSIPNPLQSDAIAVGLEPSTDQKPNPNSFTGTASASAPAPLPATSLTPPLHDPPSPDTTTTADVEVEQAHLVPLPQEEKEVESLPDYIRELQREDANIGGPVEWKPAADGAPLSVIAWDLLPPHRNQDNKDQAQEPTIITEAQQQPAKKVQGIVDPISHNIRISLSSGNALSPVAPTEQLQAQSQDNLHNDGPADHGTNAHVGTTTPSNPGRFPNRQRGTAHYSTTRSSSTTLRSRISTTTTKATTTTARTTTTTPRTTTTTPRTTTTTRRTTTTTTTTAKPETRTANPVASTIGTTEDPSTFFRLENEEAYAYTLPTWLQEVTDPDLDVAVTFEVPTDNDQYNHTLANDLEPPFEPFVDLGNIQLTPPPTDRPTTTSTTTTTTTTTTPAPTTTTTTTTTTPRTTTTTTTRRPSTQRTTKAPIPPTHSTQEHPEPPPVKLTTITTHHADNTPEDSSSSGSSSTTTFVNTTPIPLDAGNPFDSATIPAWLRDFDYPDVGPGVPFDPDNFGTASASSTRNPTNPTRPPTVPPVSSAFPSKVTLPLPGSSISSSSSEEPQLVLVPPADRSEAASGSDSHFGPNPGQLTHPTSNSVTPFAARFEPSASSSSSQSVEPFPPSKVEYSKSDEGKVISTPVTNNQRKTETVAPPASNTGKYTGGFGAPPGLLRPQSTNPSGSNSNPRPGSDIYVAGNQHEFSSVLKANKARPTVNPGRYNGGFGAPTGVLSPQSQAAPRPFQPINQRTEHREQSSGGNRRTESRFGGPPGILVPFDNVQRTGGQ, translated from the exons ATGTGCGCGAGTCGCCCTTCGCCCTCAATCTGCAGCCTCCGCTGTTGCAGTCGGACGTAACCTTCAGCTCAGGCCAGGGGGGTGGTGCCGGGCCGAAGGCCATCGACAGCTACGGCAACCCCATCGACGCGCTGAGACCCATCGACACGCCCGACGGGCGCAAGGTGGTCAGCGCCCAGGGCGTTCAGTTTGAGATACCCACGTACGCCTCGGGAATAACGGAGATCCGGCGGCCGGCCGATGATCTTTTGCCGCCACACATTGGTGAGTTGACCTCCACGCGAGCAGCGGCTGCCAGCGGAGCCACCAGCagaacggaaacggaaatgaggACCAGGACGTTACacgaaactaaaactaaaactaaaaccgAAAACAATGCCTCGACAGCACCGCACACAACCAGTAGTCGTAGAAATAGTATAAATAGCACTAGCACCCGCACCGCACTAGCCGCACCCATTAGCACCACTAACAAACTGGCCAAGCGTGAATCGCTGGGCGTCCAGTTCCCCATTGCACCACCCAGTAACCGCCACGCCCCACCCCCCTTCTCACTGATCAAACTGAATCCCTTTGCCGCCCTGGACTCTCCAATCACCCAGATCGGTACCCACTCGAGTCCAAGTCCACTTCCCAGTCTttgtcccagtcccagtcccaagCACAGTCCTATTGTCAGTTCCCTAGCCACAGCCACAGTCCCAACCAACGCGAATTGCTCGAAATACTCAATTCCGAATCCTCTCCAATCAGATGCCATCGCTGTGGGCCTGGAACCCAGCACCGATCAGAAACCGAATCCGAACTCATTCACTGGCACAGCATCAGCATCTGCACCAGCACCACTTCCAGCCACATCACTAACACCGCCCCTCCATGATCCACCATCACCCGACACGACGACCACCGCGGATGTGGAGGTGGAGCAGGCGCATCTGGTGCCGCTCCCACAGGAGGAAAAGGAGGTGGAATCTCTGCCCGATTATATCCGGGAGCTGCAGCGCGAGGATGCAAACATTGGCGGTCCTGTGGAGTGGAAACCAGCTGCCGATGGAGCTCCGCTCAGTGTGATTGCCTGGGATCTGTTGCCACCGCATCGAAACCAGGATAATAAAGATCAGGCTCAGGAGCCAACTATCATTACTgaggcgcagcagcagcctgCTAAGAAGGTCCAGGGTATTGTGGATCCAATTAGCCACAACATTCGCATCAGTCTGAGCAGTGGCAATGCTTTAAGCCCAGTGGCACCAACTGAGCAACTACAGGCACAGTCGCAGGACAACCTCCACAACGATGGACCGGCCGATCATGGCACCAATGCCCATGTAGGCACAACCACACCCAGCAATCCGGGTCGATTCCCAAATCGCCAGAGAGGCACAGCTCACTACAGCACCACCAGGAGCAGTAGTACTACCCTAAGATCGCGCATCAGCACCACAACCACTAAGGCCACAACAACCACAGCTAGGACCACAACAACTACACCTAGGACCACTACAACCACACCTAGGACCACCACAACCACTAGGAGGACCACAACAACTACCACCACTACAGCGAAACCCGAAACGCGCACTGCCAACCCGGTAGCCAGCACTATTGGCACGACCGAGGATCCATCCACCTTTTTTCGCTTGGAGAACGAGGAGGCCTATGCCTATACCCTGCCCACGTGGCTGCAGGAGGTCACCGATCCGGATCTGGATGTGGCCGTCACCTTCGAAGTGCCCACCGATAATGATCAGTATAACCACACGCTGGCCAACGATTTGGAGCCACCATTTGAGCCCTTCGTAGATCTGGGAAATATTCAGCTgacaccaccacccactgacAGGCCAACCACCACAAGCACAACAACCACgacaaccaccaccaccacgccGGCACCAACAACGACAActacaaccacaacaacaacgccaCGAACAACGACAACCACAACCACTCGTCGTCCGAGCACGCAGCGAACTACCAAAGCACCCATACCACCCACTCACAGCACCCAAGAGCACCCAGAACCACCGCCAGTGAAACTGACCACAATCACCACCCACCACGCAGATAACACGCCGGAGGATTCGAGCAGCAGTGGCAGTAGCAGCACTACCACTTTCGTCAACACCACTCCAATCCCGTTGGATGCTGGCAACCCATTCGATTCGGCCACCATTCCCGCCTGGCTGCGTGACTTCGACTATCCGGATGTCGGCCCGGGCGTGCCCTTTGACCCGGACAACTTTGGAACAGCGTCAGCCAGCAGCACCCGTAACCCCACCAATCCGACTCGTCCCCCTACCGTCCCGCCCGTCTCCTCCGCTTTTCCATCCAAAGTCACGCTTCCGCTTCCAGGCAGCAGCATCAGTAGCAGTAGCAGTGAGGAACCGCAGCTGGTACTCGTTCCGCCCGCTGACCGCTCGGAGGCCGCTTCTGGTTCCGACTCCCACTTCGGCCCCAATCCTGGACAACTGACCCATCCCACTTCCAACTCTGTCACGCCTTTTGCAGCCCGCTTTGAGCCATCGGccagcagctccagctcccAGAGCGTTGAACCCTTCCCACCCAGCAAGGTGGAGTACAGCAAGAGCGACGAGGGCAAGGTCATTAGCACGCCGGTCACCAACAATCAGCGAAAAA CGGAGACTGTTGCACCTCCAGCTAGCAACACCGGGAAGTACACGGGAGGATTTGGTGCACCGCCGGGCCTACTACGCCCACAGTCGACCAATCCTTCGGGCTCCAATTCCAATCCGAGGCCCGGCTCCGACATCTATGTGGCGGGCAACCAACACGAGTTCAGCAGTGTTTTGAAGGCGAACAAGGCGCGACCCACCGTGAATCCGGGTCGCTACAACGGCGGATTCGGGGCGCCAACGGGAGTTCTTTCGCCTCAATCGCAGGCGGCGCCACGTCCCTTCCAGCCCATTAACCAGCGAACAGAGCACAGGGAACAGTCATCCGGTGGCAACCGGAGGACGGAGAGCCGTTTTGGTGGACCACCCGGCATTCTCGTGCCCTTCGACAACGTGCAGCGAACTGGGGGGCAATAG